In Kineococcus sp. NBC_00420, a single genomic region encodes these proteins:
- a CDS encoding ABC transporter substrate-binding protein, with the protein MRRRTGVVGALALTMALALGGCGAADDSGDGGSATGGAPTKGGDLTIARSADIISMDKTTTFDNNSIRVMEQIMEPLFHSSADGSELEPWLASGYTISDDGLTYTIKLRTDVTFSDGTPMTAKDVKFSLDEDTKTGESGWGYINAAIDSVEATDDATITIKLKYAWAPLIADLSLFANGIIPDGYGGKTSEQFYEAPVGTGPFVWDSWKQGQSLKLTANTKYWQKDKPYLSSVQWNVVPDANTRKLQVQGGQIDIDDTPDWSSLASLKSASGVKAETFPSTQIDYVAFNQARAPFQDVHVRRAISYAIDRKAMVKAVLFGNGQEANSLLSPGTPYYDENAGGASLDVAKAKAELAQSSQPNGFTTTLLISSGNPNQASVAQIMQSELKDIGITMEIKQLDPTANKQARLASDFDMAISAWTMDIPDPDQWTSFAVVPTGGAKSAFTSYDNPEVIDLNNRAQKETDSAKRQELYTELQQKTSEDAFLAYLYYSPYVYASTDKVQGFHVTPLGGYLLQDVSKTK; encoded by the coding sequence ATGAGAAGAAGGACTGGAGTCGTCGGAGCCCTGGCGCTCACGATGGCACTCGCCCTCGGCGGGTGCGGTGCCGCCGACGACAGCGGTGACGGCGGCTCCGCCACGGGCGGTGCACCCACCAAGGGTGGTGACCTCACCATCGCGCGGTCGGCCGACATCATCTCGATGGACAAGACGACGACCTTCGACAACAACTCCATCCGCGTGATGGAGCAGATCATGGAGCCGCTGTTCCACTCCAGCGCGGACGGGAGCGAACTCGAACCCTGGCTCGCCAGCGGCTACACGATCTCCGACGACGGTCTGACGTACACGATCAAGCTCCGCACCGACGTCACGTTCTCCGACGGCACCCCGATGACCGCCAAGGACGTGAAGTTCTCCCTCGACGAGGACACCAAGACCGGTGAGTCCGGCTGGGGCTACATCAACGCGGCCATCGACTCCGTCGAGGCGACCGACGACGCGACGATCACCATCAAGCTGAAGTACGCGTGGGCGCCCCTCATCGCCGACCTGTCGCTCTTCGCCAACGGGATCATCCCCGACGGCTACGGCGGCAAGACCTCCGAGCAGTTCTACGAGGCCCCCGTCGGCACCGGACCCTTCGTCTGGGACAGCTGGAAGCAGGGGCAGTCGCTCAAGCTGACCGCCAACACCAAGTACTGGCAGAAGGACAAGCCCTACCTCTCCAGCGTGCAGTGGAACGTCGTCCCCGACGCCAACACCCGCAAGCTGCAGGTCCAGGGCGGTCAGATCGACATCGACGACACCCCGGACTGGTCCAGCCTGGCGTCGCTGAAGTCGGCGAGCGGGGTGAAGGCCGAGACGTTCCCCTCCACCCAGATCGACTACGTCGCGTTCAACCAGGCGCGGGCGCCCTTCCAGGACGTCCACGTGCGCCGGGCGATCTCCTACGCCATCGACCGCAAGGCCATGGTCAAGGCCGTCCTGTTCGGCAACGGGCAGGAGGCGAACTCGCTGCTCTCGCCCGGAACCCCGTACTACGACGAGAACGCCGGCGGGGCGTCGCTCGACGTCGCGAAGGCGAAGGCGGAACTCGCCCAGTCCTCCCAGCCGAACGGCTTCACCACGACCCTGCTGATCTCCTCGGGCAACCCGAACCAGGCCTCCGTCGCCCAGATCATGCAGTCGGAGCTCAAGGACATCGGCATCACGATGGAGATCAAGCAGCTCGACCCGACGGCGAACAAGCAGGCGCGCCTCGCCTCCGACTTCGACATGGCCATCTCGGCCTGGACGATGGACATCCCCGACCCCGACCAGTGGACGTCGTTCGCGGTCGTCCCGACCGGTGGGGCGAAGTCGGCGTTCACCTCCTACGACAACCCCGAGGTCATCGACCTGAACAACCGGGCGCAGAAGGAGACCGACAGCGCCAAGCGTCAGGAGCTCTACACCGAGCTGCAGCAGAAGACGAGCGAGGACGCGTTCCTCGCCTACCTGTACTACTCGCCCTACGTGTACGCCTCGACCGACAAGGTCCAGGGCTTCCACGTGACCCCGCTGGGCGGGTACCTGCTGCAGGACGTCTCCAAGACGAAGTAG
- a CDS encoding extracellular solute-binding protein has product MNEQFTTRRAVLTLALAAPLAAGLASCGGSSGPGQATGGGATMWILTGQPAEGIRTDAVDAFNKANPDGELTLSSFQNDAYKAKIRTAIGAAQAPTIIPTWGGGGLRDYVGNGQVEDLTGFFAENAGLKDKLFTSAFAAATVDDKIYAVPCEVVSPIVFFYNKTLFEQVGAQPPTTWDELMALVPVFVDAGVAPLSLGGQSRWTNMMWLEYLYDRIGGAELFTSIYDGEPGAWSKPDSIDALTKVQDLVKAGGFVKGFASITADSNADQALLYTGRAAMMLHGSWVFGSMKTDGGDFVTGGHLGWSAFPTVTGGKGDPTSTVGNPSGYYAMSAKASEKAKTAAKKFLADGLVTDATTKAWIDSGGVPIVVGSDSGFSGSEDADWLQFVYDLASGAATFQQSWDQALSPTAADALLDNIEKLFGLSQTPQEFAAAMEAASAG; this is encoded by the coding sequence ATGAACGAGCAGTTCACCACCCGACGCGCAGTCCTCACCCTCGCCCTGGCCGCCCCGTTGGCCGCCGGCCTCGCCTCGTGCGGCGGCTCGTCGGGCCCCGGTCAGGCCACCGGCGGTGGCGCCACGATGTGGATCCTCACCGGGCAACCGGCGGAGGGGATCCGCACCGATGCCGTGGACGCCTTCAACAAGGCGAACCCGGACGGCGAACTCACCCTCTCCTCGTTCCAGAACGACGCCTACAAGGCCAAGATCCGCACGGCCATCGGCGCCGCCCAGGCCCCCACGATCATCCCCACCTGGGGTGGTGGGGGGCTGCGCGACTACGTCGGCAACGGCCAGGTCGAGGACCTCACCGGGTTCTTCGCCGAGAACGCGGGACTCAAGGACAAGCTGTTCACCAGCGCGTTCGCCGCGGCCACCGTCGACGACAAGATCTACGCCGTCCCGTGCGAGGTCGTGTCCCCGATCGTGTTCTTCTACAACAAGACCCTGTTCGAGCAGGTGGGGGCCCAGCCCCCCACGACCTGGGACGAGCTGATGGCCCTGGTCCCCGTCTTCGTCGACGCGGGCGTCGCGCCGCTGTCGCTGGGCGGGCAGTCGCGGTGGACGAACATGATGTGGCTGGAGTACCTCTACGACCGCATCGGCGGCGCGGAGCTGTTCACCTCGATCTACGACGGTGAACCCGGGGCCTGGTCGAAGCCCGACTCGATCGACGCCCTGACCAAGGTGCAGGACCTCGTCAAGGCCGGCGGGTTCGTCAAGGGCTTCGCCTCGATCACCGCCGACTCCAACGCCGACCAGGCGCTGCTGTACACCGGCCGCGCGGCCATGATGCTGCACGGCTCCTGGGTCTTCGGCTCGATGAAGACCGACGGCGGGGACTTCGTGACGGGAGGCCACCTGGGGTGGTCGGCCTTCCCCACCGTGACCGGCGGCAAGGGTGACCCCACGTCCACCGTCGGGAACCCCTCGGGCTACTACGCGATGTCCGCGAAGGCCTCGGAGAAGGCCAAGACCGCGGCGAAGAAGTTCCTCGCCGACGGTCTCGTCACCGACGCGACGACGAAGGCCTGGATCGACTCCGGCGGGGTGCCGATCGTCGTGGGCTCCGACAGCGGGTTCTCGGGCTCCGAGGACGCCGACTGGCTGCAGTTCGTCTACGACCTGGCGTCGGGGGCGGCGACGTTCCAGCAGTCCTGGGACCAGGCGCTCTCGCCGACGGCCGCGGACGCCCTGCTGGACAACATCGAGAAGTTGTTCGGCCTGAGCCAGACCCCGCAGGAGTTCGCCGCCGCCATGGAGGCCGCCAGCGCCGGCTGA
- a CDS encoding LacI family DNA-binding transcriptional regulator, producing MRATYKDLQRATGLSLATISKYFNGGTVREENRAALDVAARDLGFRVNAVARSLRTRRSQTVGVLLPELDNDFHLSVIAGVEEVLAADGVGVLVRSSRSRSGGAADDAVADLLDRQVDGIVAVPSPRDTTALAAAAARGVPLVLIDRLVDGLVCDAVVLDNAEVSAGVVADLVARGHRRIAVLAGPDEVWSLRERLAGFRRAMRRAGLPVPRGVVVGGPLTVAAGREGMARLLALEPRPTAVFALNQELTVGALTVLAESGLTVPDDVSFVGFDARDVAALTRPRTAVVVQPVREIARAAAEMVRDRLRETAGGQSPPRRVVLSGEHRPGPSVGPPPL from the coding sequence GTGCGGGCGACCTACAAGGACCTCCAGCGGGCCACGGGCCTCTCGCTCGCCACCATCTCCAAGTACTTCAACGGCGGTACGGTCCGCGAGGAGAACCGCGCGGCGCTGGACGTCGCGGCGCGCGACCTGGGCTTCCGGGTGAACGCCGTGGCCCGCAGCCTGCGCACCCGCCGCTCGCAGACGGTGGGCGTGCTGCTGCCGGAACTCGACAACGACTTCCACCTCTCCGTCATCGCCGGGGTTGAGGAGGTGCTGGCCGCGGACGGGGTCGGGGTCCTGGTCCGCTCGAGCCGTTCGCGGAGCGGCGGCGCGGCCGACGACGCGGTCGCGGACCTGCTGGACCGTCAGGTCGACGGCATCGTCGCGGTCCCCTCGCCGCGGGACACCACCGCGCTGGCGGCGGCCGCGGCGCGCGGCGTCCCGCTGGTGCTGATCGACCGCCTCGTCGACGGGCTGGTGTGCGACGCGGTGGTCCTGGACAACGCGGAGGTCAGCGCGGGGGTCGTGGCCGACCTCGTCGCCCGGGGGCACCGCCGGATCGCCGTGCTCGCCGGCCCGGACGAGGTCTGGAGCCTGCGCGAGCGGCTGGCCGGGTTCCGCCGGGCGATGCGTCGCGCCGGGCTGCCCGTCCCGCGGGGCGTCGTCGTCGGCGGGCCGCTGACCGTGGCGGCGGGCCGGGAGGGGATGGCGCGACTGCTCGCGCTGGAACCCCGGCCGACCGCGGTGTTCGCCCTCAACCAGGAACTCACCGTCGGCGCCCTCACCGTCCTCGCCGAGTCCGGGCTCACCGTCCCGGACGACGTGTCGTTCGTCGGGTTCGACGCCCGGGACGTCGCGGCCCTCACCCGGCCGCGGACGGCGGTGGTCGTCCAGCCCGTGCGTGAGATCGCCCGCGCCGCAGCGGAGATGGTGCGCGACCGGCTGCGCGAGACCGCGGGTGGGCAGTCGCCCCCGCGGCGGGTCGTGCTGTCCGGGGAACACCGCCCCGGCCCCTCGGTGGGTCCGCCGCCGCTCTGA
- a CDS encoding aldo/keto reductase → MPAIGLGTFGSDRYGPAEVSNAVAGALRAGYRLVDCAAVYGNEDRIGDVLTEAISEGIPREELFVVSKVWNDAHTPEAAVASVHRSLRDLRLDHLDAVFVHWPFPNHHPPMADTSARDPHARPYDHDAYLALWQALEGLVDAGLVRHLGTSNTTIPKLELLLRDARIAPALNEMELHPCFQQPELFDFCLAHGVQPVGYSPLGSPSRPERDRTPDDVVDVEDPVVVRIAAAHGVHPALVCLKWAVARGQVPIPFAVKPEQYTANLRAVVEDPLTAAEVEELRAADRENRLIKGQVFLWPGAESWEELWDLDGRIAVAPITD, encoded by the coding sequence ATGCCCGCGATCGGGCTGGGCACCTTCGGTTCCGACCGCTACGGCCCGGCGGAGGTGTCCAACGCCGTCGCCGGTGCGCTGCGCGCCGGGTACCGTCTCGTCGACTGCGCCGCCGTGTACGGCAACGAGGACCGCATCGGCGACGTCCTGACCGAGGCGATCTCCGAGGGGATCCCGCGGGAGGAGTTGTTCGTCGTGTCCAAGGTCTGGAACGACGCGCACACCCCGGAGGCCGCGGTCGCCTCGGTCCACCGGTCGTTGCGCGACCTGCGCCTGGACCACCTCGACGCGGTCTTCGTGCACTGGCCCTTCCCCAACCACCACCCCCCGATGGCCGACACCTCGGCGCGCGACCCGCACGCCCGCCCCTACGACCACGACGCCTACCTGGCGCTGTGGCAGGCCCTGGAGGGCCTCGTCGACGCCGGGCTCGTGCGCCACCTGGGGACCTCCAACACGACGATCCCGAAGCTCGAACTGCTGCTGCGCGACGCCCGGATCGCCCCGGCGCTCAACGAGATGGAACTGCACCCCTGCTTCCAGCAGCCGGAGCTGTTCGACTTCTGCCTGGCGCACGGCGTCCAGCCGGTGGGGTACTCGCCGCTGGGTTCGCCCTCGCGGCCGGAACGGGACCGGACCCCCGACGACGTCGTCGACGTCGAGGACCCCGTCGTGGTGCGCATCGCCGCGGCGCACGGCGTCCACCCCGCCCTGGTCTGCCTCAAGTGGGCGGTCGCGCGGGGCCAGGTCCCCATCCCGTTCGCGGTGAAACCCGAGCAGTACACCGCCAACCTGCGCGCCGTGGTCGAGGACCCGCTCACCGCCGCGGAGGTCGAGGAACTGCGCGCCGCCGACCGCGAGAACCGCCTCATCAAGGGCCAGGTGTTCCTCTGGCCGGGGGCGGAGTCCTGGGAGGAACTCTGGGACCTCGACGGCCGCATCGCCGTCGCACCGATCACCGACTGA
- a CDS encoding RbsD/FucU domain-containing protein, producing the protein MLETELLHPPLLAALAAAGHGDHIVIADANFPLRTATDRSVDVVHLNLRPGLVGVLDVLEPVLRAVPVEAATFMASPDGAEVEAHHDYRRALGPDVAIDVVDRWAFYDRTRAAGVAVVVVTGDQRLCANVVLTVGVRAM; encoded by the coding sequence GTGCTGGAGACGGAACTGCTGCACCCACCGCTGCTGGCCGCCCTGGCCGCCGCCGGCCACGGCGACCACATCGTGATCGCCGACGCGAACTTCCCGCTGCGGACGGCGACCGACCGCTCGGTCGACGTCGTCCACCTGAACCTGCGTCCCGGGCTCGTGGGGGTCCTCGACGTGCTGGAACCCGTGCTGCGCGCCGTCCCCGTCGAGGCGGCCACGTTCATGGCCTCCCCCGACGGGGCCGAGGTCGAGGCGCACCACGACTACCGGCGGGCCCTCGGGCCCGACGTCGCGATCGACGTCGTGGACCGCTGGGCCTTCTACGACCGGACCCGGGCCGCGGGTGTCGCGGTCGTCGTCGTGACCGGTGACCAGCGGTTGTGCGCGAACGTCGTGCTCACCGTCGGAGTCCGCGCGATGTGA
- a CDS encoding alpha-L-fucosidase, whose product MIGRDDEELARVRSVATAGPYQPEWDSLQGYRAPRWYEDAKFGIFIHWGVYSVPAFGNEWYARTMYRQGTPEYEHHRATYGPQDEFGYKDFIERFRAERFDPQAWAATFRRAGAQFVVPVAEHHDGFAMYATERSRWNAAEMGPQRDVLGELGAAVRESGMVLGASSHRAEHWWFMNGGHEFPSDVRDPAFADFYGPAMREETAPNEQFLEDWLLRTVELIDTHRPQVLWFDWWIEQPAFEPWLRLLAAYYYNSAAQWGREVVINYKWKAFADGSAVYDVERGALSGIHPRVWQNDTSVGRTAWSWVEGHSYKSVAELVGELVDVVAKNGVLLLNIGPKADGTIDPAEVELLESLGEWLARNGEAIYGTRPWTIPGEGPTHLPAGSFVDTTARAYTAQDVRFTVRDAPGESGTRLYATVLARPGDGVVRVRSWGRAAGLVPRELTDVRVLGSRADVVVRQTDAAFEVDLPDDLPGDLAVVVSARLPEEAVVPRNDDLH is encoded by the coding sequence GTGATCGGCAGGGACGACGAGGAACTCGCCCGGGTCCGCTCGGTGGCGACGGCGGGGCCGTACCAGCCGGAGTGGGACTCGCTGCAGGGGTACCGGGCCCCGCGATGGTACGAGGACGCCAAGTTCGGCATCTTCATCCACTGGGGGGTCTACTCGGTCCCGGCCTTCGGCAACGAGTGGTACGCCCGCACGATGTACCGCCAGGGAACCCCGGAGTACGAGCACCACCGGGCCACCTACGGCCCGCAGGACGAGTTCGGGTACAAGGACTTCATCGAGCGGTTCCGGGCCGAACGGTTCGACCCGCAGGCCTGGGCGGCGACGTTCCGCCGGGCGGGCGCGCAGTTCGTGGTGCCCGTCGCGGAGCACCACGACGGTTTCGCCATGTATGCCACCGAGCGCTCGCGCTGGAACGCGGCCGAGATGGGCCCGCAGCGCGACGTGCTCGGTGAACTCGGAGCGGCCGTGCGCGAGTCCGGGATGGTGCTGGGCGCGTCCTCGCACCGGGCCGAGCACTGGTGGTTCATGAACGGCGGCCACGAGTTCCCCTCCGACGTGCGCGACCCCGCCTTCGCCGACTTCTACGGCCCGGCGATGCGCGAGGAGACCGCGCCCAACGAGCAGTTCCTCGAGGACTGGTTGTTGCGCACCGTCGAGCTCATCGACACCCACCGCCCGCAGGTCCTGTGGTTCGACTGGTGGATCGAGCAGCCCGCCTTCGAGCCCTGGCTGCGACTGCTGGCCGCCTACTACTACAACTCCGCCGCGCAGTGGGGGCGCGAGGTGGTCATCAACTACAAGTGGAAGGCGTTCGCCGACGGCAGCGCCGTCTACGACGTGGAACGCGGGGCACTGTCGGGGATCCACCCGCGGGTCTGGCAGAACGACACCTCCGTCGGTCGCACCGCGTGGAGCTGGGTCGAGGGGCACTCCTACAAGTCCGTCGCGGAACTCGTCGGGGAACTCGTCGACGTCGTCGCCAAGAACGGGGTCCTGCTGCTGAACATCGGGCCGAAGGCGGACGGCACGATCGACCCGGCGGAGGTGGAACTCCTGGAGTCGCTGGGGGAGTGGCTCGCGCGCAACGGGGAGGCGATCTACGGGACCCGGCCCTGGACGATCCCGGGGGAGGGCCCCACCCACCTCCCGGCGGGGTCGTTCGTCGACACCACGGCCCGCGCCTACACCGCGCAGGACGTCCGGTTCACGGTCCGCGACGCCCCGGGGGAGAGCGGCACCCGGCTCTACGCCACGGTGCTGGCCCGACCGGGCGACGGCGTCGTGCGCGTCCGGTCCTGGGGCCGGGCCGCCGGGCTGGTCCCGCGCGAGCTGACCGACGTCCGGGTCCTCGGCAGCCGTGCCGACGTCGTCGTCCGCCAGACCGACGCGGCCTTCGAGGTCGACCTCCCGGACGACCTCCCCGGCGACCTCGCCGTGGTCGTCAGCGCCCGGTTGCCCGAGGAGGCCGTCGTCCCGCGGAACGACGACCTGCACTGA
- a CDS encoding LacI family DNA-binding transcriptional regulator, whose protein sequence is MRDVAAEAGVSAMTVSNALTGRRPVSDSTRRLVMETVERLGYQVNVAARSLRQGRTGVVGIAVPTLDSHYYSRLAHHLVLAFAQSGMATVVEETHASREGEIAAFRDSRLNAYDGLVIAALGLTEREINALSREVPVVVLGEQELHQSVDHVSMPNVEGAEAATRLLLDRGCRHLALVGFPTLEDLDDVTLPEGAAFVLRAQGFARVVRETGIPASAAYAGVTQAAGVECAHELLSRGEVPDGIVCVTDTLAFGVVRGLADHGVRVPDDVLVVGFDDVEDARFHIPSLTSVAPDLQGLVDETVRLLARRIADPSAVPQDVTVSYGIVERESTTRVGAGRPGAGRLSAGRRSAGRRPPRATGR, encoded by the coding sequence ATGCGCGACGTCGCGGCCGAGGCCGGGGTCTCGGCGATGACCGTCTCCAACGCCCTCACCGGACGGCGACCGGTCAGCGACTCCACCCGCCGGCTCGTGATGGAGACCGTCGAACGCCTCGGGTACCAGGTGAACGTCGCGGCCCGCAGCCTCCGGCAGGGCCGGACGGGAGTCGTCGGCATCGCCGTCCCCACCCTGGACAGCCACTACTACAGCCGGCTCGCCCACCACCTCGTGCTCGCCTTCGCCCAGTCCGGGATGGCGACGGTGGTCGAGGAGACGCACGCCAGTCGCGAGGGCGAGATCGCCGCGTTCCGCGACTCCCGGCTCAACGCCTACGACGGTCTGGTCATCGCCGCGCTCGGCCTGACCGAACGCGAGATCAACGCCCTCAGCCGGGAGGTGCCCGTCGTCGTCCTCGGCGAGCAGGAACTGCACCAGAGCGTCGACCACGTGAGCATGCCCAACGTCGAGGGCGCCGAGGCAGCGACACGGTTGCTGCTGGACCGGGGGTGCCGCCACCTGGCCCTGGTCGGGTTCCCGACCCTGGAGGACCTGGACGACGTCACCCTCCCCGAGGGGGCCGCGTTCGTCCTGCGCGCCCAGGGGTTCGCGCGCGTGGTGCGGGAGACCGGGATCCCGGCGAGCGCCGCCTACGCCGGGGTGACCCAGGCCGCGGGCGTGGAGTGCGCCCACGAGCTCCTGAGCCGCGGTGAGGTGCCCGACGGCATCGTCTGCGTGACCGACACCCTCGCCTTCGGCGTCGTCCGCGGGCTCGCCGACCACGGGGTGCGCGTGCCCGACGACGTGCTGGTCGTCGGCTTCGACGACGTCGAGGACGCCCGCTTCCACATCCCCTCGCTCACCTCGGTGGCGCCCGACCTGCAGGGTCTGGTCGATGAGACGGTGCGGTTGCTGGCGCGGCGCATCGCCGACCCCTCGGCGGTCCCGCAGGACGTGACGGTGTCCTACGGGATCGTCGAGCGGGAGTCGACGACGCGGGTCGGTGCAGGTCGTCCCGGTGCAGGTCGCCTCAGTGCAGGTCGTCGTTCCGCGGGACGACGGCCTCCTCGGGCAACCGGGCGCTGA
- a CDS encoding alpha-N-arabinofuranosidase: MLLDDERLAPDPTPTSTVPRVRAVLDVDLPGAAISRHLYGHFAEHLGRCIYGGFWVGEDSDLPHEGGLRLDVVEALRALDIPNLRWPGGCFADTYHWRDGIGPREERPAMVNSHWGDVVEDNSFGTHEFMALCELLGADPYVSANVGSGTVREAAEWIEYLTRADDSPMARLRRANGRDAPWAVPFWGLGNEPWGCGGGMGSGAYAELARQYGTYSLDHGDNHLYRIAAGAADADYRWTEVLMQNLGRYLGDGEVSGHGKNTYQAISFHHYTIVGPTWDAKGSATEFDDAEYYRTMVKATEIERIIAGHANVMDAYDPDKRVGLVLDEWGTWFDVEPGTNPGFLFQQNTLRDALVASVHFDAFHRHADRLVMANIAQTVNVLQAMLLTDGNSLVLTPSYHVFAMNKGHHDAASLPFTVRGTTPTATVDGTELPTFSASASTKDGQVLVSLTNLDAERPLDVEVDVRGGANGTPVARVLTAPEISAHNTAEQTPVQVRPLEGVTLHDGVLRAQLPPHSFATVSFAARA; encoded by the coding sequence GTGCTTCTCGACGACGAGCGACTGGCCCCCGATCCCACCCCGACCTCCACCGTCCCGCGGGTCCGCGCCGTGCTGGACGTCGACCTGCCCGGCGCGGCGATCTCCCGCCACCTCTACGGCCACTTCGCCGAGCACCTCGGGCGCTGCATCTACGGCGGGTTCTGGGTGGGCGAGGACTCCGACCTCCCGCACGAGGGGGGTCTGCGCCTGGACGTCGTCGAGGCGCTGCGGGCGCTCGACATCCCCAACCTCCGCTGGCCGGGCGGCTGCTTCGCCGACACCTACCACTGGCGCGACGGGATCGGTCCCCGCGAGGAGCGTCCCGCGATGGTCAACTCGCACTGGGGCGACGTCGTGGAGGACAACTCCTTCGGGACCCACGAGTTCATGGCGCTGTGCGAACTCCTCGGGGCCGACCCCTACGTCTCGGCCAACGTCGGCAGCGGCACGGTCCGCGAGGCCGCCGAGTGGATCGAGTACCTGACCCGCGCCGACGACTCGCCCATGGCCCGGTTGCGCCGGGCCAACGGGCGGGACGCTCCCTGGGCGGTCCCGTTCTGGGGTCTGGGCAACGAACCCTGGGGTTGCGGCGGTGGGATGGGTTCCGGCGCCTACGCCGAACTCGCCCGCCAGTACGGGACCTACAGCCTCGACCACGGCGACAACCACCTGTACCGCATCGCCGCCGGTGCCGCCGACGCGGACTACCGCTGGACCGAGGTCCTCATGCAGAACCTCGGACGCTACCTCGGCGACGGTGAGGTCAGCGGTCACGGCAAGAACACCTACCAGGCGATCTCCTTCCACCACTACACGATCGTCGGGCCGACCTGGGACGCGAAGGGTTCCGCGACGGAGTTCGACGACGCCGAGTACTACCGCACGATGGTGAAGGCCACCGAGATCGAGCGGATCATCGCCGGTCACGCGAACGTCATGGACGCCTACGACCCGGACAAGCGCGTCGGCCTGGTCCTCGACGAGTGGGGCACCTGGTTCGACGTCGAACCGGGGACCAACCCGGGGTTCCTGTTCCAGCAGAACACCCTGCGCGACGCCCTCGTCGCGAGCGTGCACTTCGACGCCTTCCACCGCCACGCCGACCGGCTGGTGATGGCCAACATCGCCCAGACGGTGAACGTCCTGCAGGCCATGCTGCTGACCGACGGGAACTCGCTCGTCCTGACCCCGAGCTACCACGTGTTCGCGATGAACAAGGGCCACCACGACGCGGCGTCGCTGCCGTTCACCGTCCGGGGGACCACCCCCACCGCGACCGTCGACGGGACGGAACTCCCGACCTTCTCGGCGTCCGCCAGCACCAAGGACGGCCAGGTCCTCGTCTCGCTCACCAACCTCGACGCCGAGCGCCCGCTGGACGTCGAGGTCGACGTCCGCGGCGGCGCGAACGGGACACCGGTCGCCAGGGTCCTCACCGCGCCGGAGATCTCCGCGCACAACACGGCGGAGCAGACCCCGGTCCAGGTCCGCCCGCTGGAGGGCGTCACCCTGCACGACGGCGTCCTGCGCGCTCAGCTGCCCCCGCACAGCTTCGCCACCGTCTCCTTCGCCGCCCGGGCCTGA
- a CDS encoding ABC transporter substrate-binding protein, translating into MNTLPPLSMTRRRALAMSAVLGGTALTSAACSSGSGGSSDPNTFDFWSFTGIGQKDDVAAYKKLAPDVTVKLTEVGSSAETAQALTTALAGGKVPDLCLIQATELPKFVENAGNFVDLGTLGADDLEGEYLDWVISQAKTKDDVLIGIPTDVGGMGVAYRTDFFAAAGLPTDRVEVGKLWPTWEDFIATGQKYTAATGKPFMDNANTSVFLQAVSQGDEQYYDASGKPVFETNPQVRDSFELALSAIAAKVTARLGTFTDGWTAALGKGDFAAMGAPSWMLGSIRSAAPDSKGKWDVATIPGGSGNWGGSYLVIPARAANPKAAWKYISTMQAPDQQLQHFLTSGSLPTTPSNYDKPELTSYTDPFFGNAPTGQIFTQSVLGLKAFKVGPNTAEIGTAFLDALTGVEQDGAPADAAWDTAVKNAKTAIGA; encoded by the coding sequence GTGAACACGCTGCCCCCGCTGTCCATGACCCGTCGCCGTGCCCTGGCGATGTCCGCCGTCCTCGGCGGTACCGCCCTCACCTCCGCGGCCTGCTCCTCGGGTTCCGGGGGGTCCAGCGACCCGAACACCTTCGACTTCTGGTCCTTCACCGGCATCGGTCAGAAGGACGACGTCGCGGCGTACAAGAAGCTCGCCCCCGACGTGACCGTCAAGCTCACCGAGGTCGGCAGCAGCGCCGAGACCGCGCAGGCCCTGACCACGGCCCTGGCCGGCGGCAAGGTCCCCGACCTCTGCCTCATCCAGGCCACCGAACTGCCGAAGTTCGTCGAGAACGCGGGCAACTTCGTCGACCTCGGGACGCTCGGGGCCGACGACCTCGAGGGTGAGTACCTGGACTGGGTCATCTCCCAGGCCAAGACGAAGGACGACGTCCTCATCGGGATCCCCACCGACGTGGGCGGCATGGGCGTCGCCTACCGCACGGACTTCTTCGCCGCGGCCGGCCTGCCCACCGACCGGGTCGAGGTCGGCAAGCTCTGGCCGACCTGGGAGGACTTCATCGCCACCGGTCAGAAGTACACCGCCGCCACCGGCAAGCCCTTCATGGACAACGCGAACACCTCGGTGTTCCTGCAGGCCGTCTCCCAGGGCGACGAGCAGTACTACGACGCCTCCGGCAAGCCGGTCTTCGAGACCAACCCGCAGGTCCGCGACTCCTTCGAACTCGCCCTGTCCGCCATCGCCGCCAAGGTGACCGCCCGCCTGGGCACGTTCACCGACGGCTGGACGGCGGCCCTGGGCAAGGGGGACTTCGCCGCGATGGGTGCACCGTCGTGGATGCTGGGCTCCATCCGCAGCGCCGCGCCGGACTCCAAGGGCAAGTGGGACGTCGCCACCATCCCCGGCGGCAGCGGGAACTGGGGCGGCAGCTACCTGGTCATCCCCGCCCGTGCGGCGAACCCGAAGGCGGCGTGGAAGTACATCTCCACGATGCAGGCCCCGGACCAGCAGCTGCAGCACTTCCTCACCAGCGGTTCGCTGCCGACGACGCCGTCGAACTACGACAAGCCCGAGCTCACGAGCTACACCGACCCGTTCTTCGGCAACGCCCCGACCGGGCAGATCTTCACCCAGTCCGTGCTCGGCCTGAAGGCCTTCAAGGTCGGCCCCAACACCGCTGAGATCGGCACCGCGTTCCTGGACGCCCTCACCGGCGTCGAGCAGGACGGGGCCCCGGCCGACGCGGCCTGGGACACCGCGGTCAAGAACGCCAAGACGGCGATCGGCGCCTGA